A window of Metabacillus sp. B2-18 contains these coding sequences:
- the rpoD gene encoding RNA polymerase sigma factor RpoD, with product MADKQTHETEVTFEQVKDQLTEIGKKRGVLTYEEIAERMSNFEIESDQMDEYYEFLGEQGVELIGEAGEDADPNIQDLAKEEEFDLNDLSVPPGVKINDPVRMYLKEIGRVDLLSANEEINLAKRIEEGDEEAKRRLAEANLRLVVSIAKRYVGRGMLFLDLIQEGNMGLMKAVEKFDYEKGYKFSTYATWWIRQAITRAIADQARTIRIPVHMVETINKLIRVQRQLLQDLGREPTPEEIGEDMELTPDKVREILKIAQEPVSLETPIGEEDDSHLGDFIEDQDATSPSEHAAYELLKEQLEDVLDTLTDREENVLRLRFGLDDGRTRTLEEVGKVFGVTRERIRQIEAKALRKLRHPSRSKRLKDFLE from the coding sequence ATGGCTGATAAACAAACCCATGAAACAGAAGTAACCTTTGAACAGGTGAAAGATCAGTTAACTGAAATTGGGAAAAAACGTGGAGTTTTGACGTATGAAGAAATTGCAGAACGTATGTCTAACTTTGAAATCGAATCAGACCAAATGGATGAGTATTATGAGTTTCTTGGTGAACAAGGTGTTGAACTAATTGGTGAAGCAGGTGAAGATGCTGATCCAAATATTCAAGATCTTGCTAAGGAAGAAGAATTTGATTTAAATGACTTAAGTGTTCCACCTGGAGTTAAAATAAATGACCCTGTAAGAATGTATCTGAAAGAAATTGGCCGTGTTGATTTATTATCAGCTAATGAAGAAATTAATTTAGCTAAGCGTATTGAGGAAGGCGATGAAGAAGCAAAGCGTAGACTTGCTGAAGCTAACCTTCGTTTAGTAGTTAGTATTGCTAAGCGCTATGTTGGTCGTGGGATGTTATTCTTAGATTTAATTCAAGAAGGTAATATGGGGTTAATGAAGGCTGTCGAAAAATTCGACTATGAAAAAGGTTATAAATTTAGTACGTATGCTACTTGGTGGATTCGTCAAGCAATTACACGTGCAATTGCAGACCAAGCCCGAACAATCCGTATTCCGGTTCATATGGTTGAAACAATTAATAAATTAATTCGTGTTCAACGTCAATTATTACAGGATCTAGGTAGAGAACCAACTCCAGAAGAAATTGGAGAAGATATGGAACTAACTCCTGATAAGGTAAGAGAAATTCTGAAGATTGCTCAAGAGCCTGTGTCATTAGAAACTCCAATCGGTGAAGAAGATGATTCACATTTAGGAGATTTCATCGAGGATCAGGATGCTACCTCACCTTCTGAACATGCTGCTTATGAATTATTAAAAGAGCAACTTGAAGATGTGTTAGATACATTAACAGACCGTGAAGAAAACGTATTGCGCCTGCGCTTTGGTCTTGATGATGGAAGAACACGAACTCTTGAAGAGGTTGGAAAAGTATTTGGTGTAACACGCGAGCGTATTCGACAAATAGAAGCAAAAGCGCTTCGTAAGTTACGTCATCCTAGCCGCAGTAAACGTCTAAAGGATTTCTTAGAATAG
- a CDS encoding pyruvate, water dikinase regulatory protein → MSYQLIYVVSDSVGETAELVVKAAASQFNGASANTKIKRIPYVEDRGTIIEVLSLAKQEKAIVCFTLVVPELREFLIEEATRQGVVYYDIIGPLIDKMETSYGITAKYEPGRVRKLDDDYFKKVEAIEFAVKYDDGRDPRGILKADIVLIGVSRTSKTPLSQYLAHKRFKVANVPIVPEVEPPEELYKVSAQKCIGLRIMPEKLNNIRKERLKSLGLNDEAFYANIDRIKEELNYFDKVVDKIGCKVVDVSNKAVEETANIIANFMNNQN, encoded by the coding sequence ATGAGTTATCAATTGATTTATGTAGTTTCGGACTCTGTAGGTGAAACTGCTGAACTAGTAGTTAAGGCAGCGGCAAGTCAATTTAATGGAGCATCAGCAAATACGAAAATCAAAAGAATTCCCTACGTTGAGGATAGAGGAACAATTATTGAGGTTCTTTCGTTGGCAAAGCAGGAAAAAGCTATTGTGTGCTTCACATTAGTTGTACCAGAATTAAGAGAATTTCTCATTGAAGAAGCAACAAGACAAGGTGTTGTTTATTATGACATCATTGGTCCCCTTATTGATAAGATGGAAACTTCTTATGGGATAACTGCAAAATATGAGCCAGGAAGAGTACGAAAGTTAGACGATGATTATTTTAAAAAGGTTGAAGCTATTGAATTTGCTGTTAAATACGATGATGGCCGTGACCCAAGAGGAATACTAAAGGCTGATATTGTTTTAATAGGTGTGTCAAGGACTTCTAAAACTCCACTTTCTCAGTATTTAGCTCATAAGCGGTTCAAAGTGGCAAATGTACCGATTGTTCCAGAAGTAGAGCCACCTGAAGAGCTTTATAAGGTCTCAGCACAAAAATGTATCGGATTGCGTATCATGCCGGAGAAATTAAACAATATCCGTAAAGAAAGGTTAAAATCATTAGGCTTAAATGATGAGGCCTTTTATGCAAATATCGATCGCATTAAAGAGGAATTGAATTATTTTGATAAAGTGGTAGACAAAATAGGCTGTAAGGTTGTGGATGTATCAAATAAGGCGGTTGAGGAAACAGCAAATATTATTGCTAACTTTATGAATAACCAAAATTAA
- a CDS encoding deoxyribonuclease IV encodes MLKIGSHVSMSGKKMLLTSSEEAVSYGANTFMVYTGAPQNTRRKKIEDLNIEAGKEHMKEHGINEIIVHAPYIINIGNTTNPATFQLGVDFLRSEIERTHAIGAKQIVLHPGAHVGAGADEGIRKIIEGLNEVLENNQEVQIALETMAGKGSECGSSFDELAKIIDGVTHNQHLSVCFDTCHTHDAGYDIVNDFDGVLKEFDSIIGIDRIKVLHINDSKNPMGARKDRHENIGFGHIGFGALSHIVHHPSLMDVPKILETPFVGEDKKYKKPPYQFEINMLKEKTFDEGLLDKIANQ; translated from the coding sequence ATGTTGAAAATTGGTTCACATGTGTCAATGAGCGGGAAAAAGATGCTTCTTACATCTAGTGAAGAAGCTGTATCATACGGTGCCAATACATTTATGGTATACACTGGTGCCCCTCAGAATACAAGACGTAAAAAAATAGAAGATTTGAATATAGAAGCGGGTAAAGAACATATGAAGGAGCATGGAATCAATGAAATTATTGTACATGCCCCTTATATTATTAATATTGGTAACACAACAAATCCCGCAACCTTTCAATTAGGTGTTGATTTCTTACGCTCTGAGATTGAAAGAACTCATGCAATTGGTGCAAAGCAAATTGTTCTTCACCCTGGTGCACATGTAGGTGCTGGAGCAGATGAAGGAATCAGAAAAATTATTGAGGGCTTAAATGAAGTTCTTGAAAATAACCAAGAAGTTCAAATTGCACTTGAAACAATGGCTGGTAAAGGTTCAGAATGTGGAAGTTCATTTGATGAGTTAGCGAAAATTATTGATGGTGTAACACATAATCAACATTTATCTGTTTGCTTTGACACTTGTCATACTCATGACGCTGGTTACGATATTGTAAATGATTTTGATGGTGTGTTAAAAGAGTTTGACTCCATAATTGGAATCGACCGGATAAAAGTTCTTCATATTAATGATAGTAAAAATCCAATGGGAGCAAGAAAGGACCGTCATGAAAACATTGGTTTTGGACATATTGGCTTTGGAGCACTTAGTCATATTGTTCATCATCCTTCTTTAATGGATGTTCCAAAAATATTAGAAACACCTTTTGTCGGGGAAGATAAGAAGTACAAGAAGCCTCCTTATCAATTTGAAATCAATATGTTAAAAGAAAAAACATTTGATGAGGGATTACTAGATAAAATAGCAAATCAGTAA
- the cccA gene encoding cytochrome c550, with the protein MNRNPLIPFLLIAVLGIGLMFLLSFKGIGDHEELASGGEEEPKTEDVANATPEEIYQQNCISCHGQNYEGGAGPALVGVGEKLSVDDIKTTLKEGRGIMPAGLVPDEKLDEMAEWVSQIK; encoded by the coding sequence ATGAATCGCAATCCACTTATTCCATTTTTATTAATTGCTGTGCTAGGAATCGGCCTTATGTTCCTTTTATCTTTTAAAGGTATTGGCGATCATGAAGAACTAGCTAGTGGCGGAGAAGAAGAACCAAAAACCGAAGATGTTGCAAACGCTACACCGGAAGAAATTTACCAACAAAATTGTATTTCATGTCATGGACAAAACTATGAGGGTGGAGCTGGTCCTGCACTTGTAGGCGTTGGTGAGAAACTAAGTGTAGATGATATTAAAACAACACTTAAAGAAGGTAGAGGAATTATGCCTGCTGGTCTTGTTCCAGATGAAAAGCTGGACGAAATGGCTGAATGGGTATCTCAAATTAAATAA
- a CDS encoding YqfQ family protein gives MFQQRPMPPMNSRGYFPQQGQFPMGRQVNPGSFMGRGQLGSQMAARGAGGGGGLKGILSKILPGSQGAAGGGINPQSFIGGANAASNATRATGSLQGLMNPSNISGMLGNVQRVLGMAQQVTPMVQKYGPLVKNLPAMVKIYRELNSSNDNESNESTNETAQAATVTEQSNQPTNPNVSKKTSKKESPSISEEVMQSTETKKRKPMPRSSQPKMYI, from the coding sequence ATGTTTCAGCAAAGACCGATGCCTCCTATGAATTCCAGAGGTTACTTCCCACAACAAGGGCAATTTCCGATGGGACGACAAGTAAATCCAGGCTCATTCATGGGCAGAGGACAATTAGGGTCGCAAATGGCTGCTAGAGGTGCAGGTGGTGGCGGTGGATTAAAAGGTATTCTTTCAAAAATACTGCCGGGCTCACAAGGTGCAGCTGGAGGAGGGATAAACCCCCAAAGCTTTATTGGTGGTGCAAATGCTGCTTCAAATGCAACTAGAGCCACCGGATCTCTACAAGGGCTGATGAATCCTTCAAACATTTCAGGAATGCTTGGTAATGTGCAACGTGTATTAGGAATGGCACAGCAGGTAACACCAATGGTCCAAAAATACGGTCCATTAGTAAAGAATCTTCCGGCTATGGTAAAGATTTATCGTGAGCTAAACAGCAGTAATGATAATGAGTCAAATGAATCCACAAATGAAACAGCACAAGCAGCTACTGTTACAGAACAGTCGAATCAGCCAACAAATCCAAACGTTAGTAAAAAAACATCTAAAAAAGAGTCTCCAAGTATATCTGAAGAAGTTATGCAATCAACTGAAACCAAAAAGCGTAAACCAATGCCAAGAAGCTCTCAGCCAAAAATGTATATCTAA
- the dnaG gene encoding DNA primase — protein sequence MGNRIPEELLEKIQRTSDIVDVISEYVQLKKQGRNYFGLCPFHGEKSPSFSVSADKQIFHCFGCGAGGNVYSFLMQHEGYTFIEAAQHLADKAGIDLPSISPVDQNQGKVASKSTDKMVEAHELLKKFYHHLLVNTKEGQPALDYLLNRGFTKETIDAFEIGYSLDSWDFISKFLDKRGFDLSLMEEAGLLVKKNNSDNEFFDRFRNRIMFPIMDHHGNTIAFSGRVLGDEKPKYLNSPETKIFNKSKLLYNFHRARLHIRKNQQVVLFEGFADVISSTRAGVQQAIATMGTSLTEEQAKIIRRNVSEVIICYDSDSAGIEATMRASKILKAAGCNIKVAMIPDGMDPDDYIKKFGEEKFKHDVIGASVPIMTFKMTYYRRGKNLHNEGERLQYIDSVLSELSRIENAVEKEIYLKQLSSEFDLSMDVLKEQTFQKEKQISKQQPLQQQNKMSQQQPKRVPIQSKRLLPAFHTAERLLIAHMLRSKDIAEKVLDRLGLQFNIEEHKAIVTYLYGFYEEGNEENVSSFLSRLPNPELQHTVSNIAMITLNSEVSEQELSDYIKQVLNHQKMLMIKEKEVEKNEAERNKQFTEAAQIAMEIIQLKQALKS from the coding sequence ATGGGAAATCGAATTCCCGAGGAATTACTCGAAAAAATACAAAGAACTTCTGACATTGTTGATGTGATAAGTGAATATGTTCAATTGAAGAAACAAGGACGGAACTATTTTGGGTTATGTCCATTTCATGGTGAAAAGTCACCTTCGTTCTCTGTTTCAGCTGATAAGCAAATATTCCATTGCTTTGGATGTGGTGCTGGAGGTAATGTCTATTCTTTTCTTATGCAACATGAGGGATATACATTTATAGAAGCAGCACAGCATTTAGCAGACAAGGCTGGAATCGATTTGCCTTCCATTTCGCCAGTTGATCAAAATCAAGGGAAAGTTGCTTCGAAAAGTACAGACAAAATGGTCGAAGCACATGAGCTGTTAAAGAAATTTTACCACCATTTGTTAGTAAATACAAAGGAAGGTCAACCTGCTTTAGATTACTTACTGAACAGAGGATTTACAAAAGAAACAATCGATGCATTTGAAATTGGTTATTCTTTAGATTCTTGGGATTTTATATCAAAGTTCTTAGATAAAAGAGGGTTTGACCTATCATTAATGGAGGAAGCAGGGTTACTTGTTAAAAAAAACAACTCTGACAACGAATTCTTTGATCGTTTTAGGAATCGAATCATGTTCCCGATTATGGATCATCATGGTAATACAATTGCCTTTTCCGGAAGAGTGCTTGGTGACGAAAAACCAAAATACTTAAATAGCCCAGAGACGAAAATTTTTAATAAAAGCAAGCTGCTTTATAATTTTCACCGTGCAAGATTACATATTCGTAAAAATCAACAAGTTGTCCTATTTGAAGGATTTGCAGATGTTATTTCATCAACACGTGCTGGAGTACAACAGGCCATTGCAACGATGGGAACATCTCTAACAGAAGAACAGGCAAAAATCATACGAAGAAATGTGTCTGAAGTTATAATATGTTATGATTCTGATTCTGCTGGAATTGAGGCAACAATGAGAGCCTCTAAGATATTAAAGGCAGCAGGATGTAACATAAAAGTTGCGATGATTCCAGATGGTATGGACCCTGATGACTACATCAAAAAGTTCGGAGAAGAGAAGTTTAAACATGATGTAATAGGGGCAAGTGTACCGATTATGACGTTTAAGATGACTTATTATCGAAGAGGCAAAAATCTTCATAATGAGGGGGAAAGACTTCAGTATATAGATTCTGTTCTTTCCGAACTATCTAGAATAGAGAATGCTGTTGAAAAAGAAATTTACTTAAAACAATTATCCTCGGAATTTGATTTATCAATGGATGTATTGAAGGAGCAAACATTTCAAAAGGAAAAACAAATAAGTAAGCAGCAGCCTCTGCAGCAGCAAAACAAAATGTCTCAGCAGCAGCCCAAAAGAGTGCCTATTCAATCTAAACGGTTATTACCAGCATTTCATACGGCTGAAAGATTGTTGATAGCACATATGCTAAGAAGTAAAGATATTGCTGAAAAGGTACTAGATCGGCTTGGTCTTCAGTTTAATATTGAAGAACACAAGGCAATTGTTACTTATTTATATGGTTTTTATGAGGAAGGAAATGAAGAAAATGTAAGTTCTTTTCTTTCTAGATTACCAAATCCTGAATTACAACATACCGTATCCAACATTGCGATGATCACCTTAAACTCTGAAGTAAGTGAACAGGAGTTATCAGATTATATAAAACAGGTGTTGAATCATCAAAAAATGTTAATGATAAAAGAAAAAGAAGTTGAAAAAAATGAAGCTGAACGAAACAAGCAATTTACAGAAGCAGCTCAAATTGCAATGGAAATTATTCAATTAAAACAAGCTCTAAAATCATAA
- a CDS encoding tRNA (adenine(22)-N(1))-methyltransferase produces MNELKLSKRLETVASYVPKDAIFADIGSDHAYLPCYSILQGKAKAAIAGEITDGPFLSAKNQVMKCNLSNVISVRQGDGLSVIEDGEPVDCITIAGMGGALIKKILEEGKSKLTDVTRLILQPNIHAIYIREWLVENGWELIEEEILEEDEKLYEVLIAEKGEAKRPYNHYSYEAGLLLGPILAKEKSETFQKKWSGEYQHWKSIIAKLEEAGHTYENNEKYQEIIKQMKLVEEVLTI; encoded by the coding sequence ATGAATGAATTAAAGCTTTCAAAAAGACTTGAAACAGTTGCATCTTATGTTCCAAAAGATGCGATCTTTGCTGATATAGGCTCGGATCATGCTTATTTACCTTGTTACTCTATCTTACAAGGAAAGGCTAAGGCTGCGATTGCCGGGGAAATTACAGATGGTCCTTTTTTATCTGCTAAAAATCAGGTAATGAAATGTAATCTTTCTAATGTAATATCTGTAAGACAAGGTGATGGACTTTCAGTAATAGAGGACGGTGAGCCTGTTGACTGTATTACCATTGCAGGAATGGGTGGTGCTCTAATTAAAAAGATATTAGAGGAAGGAAAATCAAAATTAACAGATGTTACCCGTTTAATCCTTCAGCCTAACATTCATGCCATTTATATACGTGAGTGGTTAGTAGAAAACGGATGGGAGCTTATTGAAGAAGAAATTTTAGAGGAAGATGAAAAGCTTTACGAAGTACTAATAGCGGAGAAAGGTGAAGCAAAGCGTCCATATAATCATTATTCTTATGAAGCAGGACTGCTATTAGGACCAATTTTAGCTAAGGAGAAATCAGAAACGTTTCAAAAAAAATGGTCTGGGGAATATCAACATTGGAAATCCATCATTGCGAAACTTGAAGAAGCTGGACATACATATGAAAATAATGAGAAATATCAAGAAATAATAAAGCAAATGAAGCTGGTGGAGGAGGTTCTTACCATATGA
- a CDS encoding DEAD/DEAH box helicase, with product MEQTKFERFSLKPFIIEAITKELKFFEPTEIQERLIPSILRGESAIGQSQTGTGKTHAYLLPLINQVDTDRQEVQVVITAPTRELASQIYNEVGKLISFSPDNISAKLFIGGTDKQRTIEKLKTQPQIVVGTPGRINDLVKENALVINRVRSFVVDEADMILDMGFIKDVDMVAGQMPEQLQILVFSATIPEKLKPFLKKYLANPKFTHVAPKQATAAKIEHILVPVRHRDKKQLVHDMLKDFNPFLAIVFTNTKKNADELADALIEKGLKVGRIHGDLSPRDRKKMMKQINELEFQYVVATDLAARGIDIKGISHVLNYEIPTNDLEFYIHRVGRTARAGSSGIAVTLYETSDEDALNKLEKQGIEFINKDFVGGEWRDIDDRKRRQNRKRVTDEVDALAKSIVQKPKKVKPGYKKKMGREMEQIKKRKRRLDKKQK from the coding sequence ATGGAACAAACAAAATTTGAGCGTTTTTCATTAAAGCCTTTTATTATAGAAGCGATCACAAAAGAATTAAAATTCTTTGAGCCAACTGAGATACAGGAGCGATTAATTCCCTCTATTTTAAGAGGTGAAAGTGCGATTGGGCAATCTCAAACTGGTACAGGAAAAACACATGCTTACTTACTACCATTAATTAATCAAGTTGATACTGATCGACAAGAAGTACAAGTCGTTATAACGGCTCCGACAAGAGAATTAGCATCACAAATTTACAATGAGGTTGGAAAACTAATTTCTTTTTCACCGGATAATATATCTGCAAAGCTTTTTATAGGTGGTACAGACAAACAAAGAACAATAGAAAAATTAAAAACCCAACCACAAATCGTTGTAGGTACACCGGGGCGAATAAATGACCTCGTAAAAGAAAACGCACTAGTTATCAATCGGGTTCGTTCATTTGTGGTTGACGAAGCAGATATGATCTTAGATATGGGATTTATAAAAGATGTGGATATGGTTGCAGGGCAAATGCCTGAACAATTACAAATTTTAGTTTTTTCTGCGACTATTCCAGAAAAGCTAAAACCATTTTTGAAAAAATACTTGGCAAATCCAAAATTTACACATGTAGCTCCTAAACAAGCGACTGCAGCAAAGATTGAACATATTCTTGTTCCAGTTAGACATCGCGATAAGAAACAACTTGTTCATGATATGCTTAAGGATTTTAATCCTTTTTTAGCCATTGTTTTTACAAACACAAAAAAGAATGCGGATGAATTAGCAGATGCACTCATTGAAAAAGGTTTAAAGGTCGGAAGAATACATGGTGATTTATCCCCGCGTGATCGGAAAAAAATGATGAAGCAGATTAATGAGCTAGAATTCCAATATGTTGTTGCAACAGACTTAGCCGCACGTGGAATTGACATTAAAGGAATAAGTCATGTTTTAAACTATGAAATTCCTACTAATGATTTAGAATTCTATATTCATCGTGTTGGAAGAACAGCTCGTGCAGGTAGTTCAGGTATTGCTGTGACATTATATGAGACTTCTGATGAAGATGCGTTAAACAAGCTTGAAAAGCAAGGTATTGAATTTATTAATAAAGATTTTGTTGGTGGAGAATGGCGTGACATTGATGATAGAAAACGTCGTCAAAATCGAAAAAGAGTAACAGACGAGGTAGATGCTTTAGCGAAAAGTATTGTTCAAAAACCTAAAAAGGTAAAACCAGGCTATAAAAAGAAGATGGGCCGAGAAATGGAACAAATTAAAAAGAGAAAAAGAAGGTTAGACAAAAAACAAAAATAG
- a CDS encoding 4-hydroxy-3-methylbut-2-enyl diphosphate reductase: protein MDIIKIAPRGYCYGVVDAMVIAKNAALDKSLPRPIYILGMIVHNKHVTDAFEEDGIITLDGENRLEILEKVDKGTVVFTAHGVSPEVRKLAKEKGLVTIDATCPDVSRTHDLIREKKAEGYNVIYIGKKGHPEPEGAVGVAPEIVHLVESVEDVEQLSLENEKLVVTNQTTMSQWDVADIMEKVKEKFPHVEIHREICLATQVRQEAVAEQATEADLTIVVGDPKSNNSNRLAQVSEQIAGTRAYRISDISELKLEWLKDVKTVAVTAGASTPTPITKKVIQFLEQYNPEDESTWSLDHKVPLSKILPKVKVKNS, encoded by the coding sequence ATGGATATAATTAAAATCGCTCCACGCGGTTATTGTTATGGTGTTGTCGATGCAATGGTTATTGCAAAAAATGCAGCATTAGATAAATCTTTACCTAGACCTATCTACATTTTAGGAATGATTGTTCATAATAAACATGTAACAGATGCCTTTGAAGAGGATGGCATTATTACTTTAGATGGGGAAAACCGCTTAGAAATCTTAGAAAAGGTTGATAAAGGAACGGTTGTATTTACTGCCCATGGAGTTTCACCTGAAGTAAGAAAGCTTGCTAAGGAAAAAGGACTTGTTACTATTGATGCCACATGTCCAGATGTTTCTAGAACACATGACCTTATTCGTGAAAAAAAAGCTGAAGGGTACAACGTGATTTATATCGGCAAAAAAGGACACCCTGAGCCAGAAGGTGCTGTCGGGGTGGCACCAGAAATTGTGCATCTTGTCGAATCGGTTGAAGATGTGGAACAGCTCTCTCTTGAAAATGAAAAACTGGTCGTTACGAATCAAACAACAATGAGCCAATGGGATGTTGCCGACATTATGGAAAAAGTAAAAGAAAAATTTCCGCATGTTGAAATTCATCGTGAAATTTGCTTAGCTACTCAGGTCCGTCAAGAAGCTGTTGCTGAACAAGCAACAGAAGCAGATTTAACAATTGTTGTAGGTGACCCGAAAAGTAATAATTCAAATCGATTAGCACAAGTATCTGAGCAAATTGCCGGTACAAGAGCATATCGAATCTCAGATATAAGTGAACTTAAACTCGAGTGGTTAAAAGATGTGAAAACTGTTGCAGTAACTGCAGGAGCATCCACTCCAACGCCTATTACAAAGAAGGTTATTCAGTTCTTAGAGCAATATAATCCGGAGGACGAATCAACATGGAGTTTGGATCATAAAGTTCCATTATCTAAGATCCTCCCAAAAGTAAAGGTGAAAAATTCTTAA
- a CDS encoding DUF2624 domain-containing protein, translating into MILFQKIINQKLNNISVEELMQYAKQFNISIGRAQAAEVVKAMNGKNINIFNVNERKKLLSQIASITSPQTAQQVNQLFQKFTN; encoded by the coding sequence ATGATCTTATTTCAAAAAATTATTAATCAAAAGTTAAACAACATTTCTGTTGAGGAACTTATGCAATATGCCAAACAATTTAATATTTCAATAGGTCGAGCCCAAGCAGCCGAAGTAGTGAAAGCAATGAATGGAAAAAATATCAATATCTTTAATGTGAATGAAAGAAAAAAGCTGTTATCGCAAATTGCATCCATTACCTCTCCACAAACGGCACAGCAGGTTAATCAATTATTTCAGAAATTTACTAATTGA
- a CDS encoding Nif3-like dinuclear metal center hexameric protein: protein MTKIPNGYEVIQLFEAFSPKAYAVEGDKIGLQIGSLNKKVKNVMITLDVVESVIDEAIDQNVDLIIAHHPPIFRPIKTLSTETTYGRMLEKCIKHNIALYAAHTNLDVAVGGVNDLLAEALQLTNLEVLVPTYEDQLKKLVVFVPGTHEKVVRDALGSAGAGHIGAYSHCSFSAKGEGSFLPLDQANPFIGEKGKLEYVDEHRIETIFPLSIQKKVIQAMLKSHPYEEVAYDIYPVEQKGEILGLGRIGKLNKELTLQEFAELVKSSLHVERVRMVGKPDAKIKKVAVLGGDGNKYIQQAKFKGADVYVTGDLYFHVAHDAMMMDLNVIDPGHHVEKVMIDGVSKKLGELCLNEKFDVKVFGSQVDTNPFKFV from the coding sequence ATGACTAAAATACCAAATGGTTATGAAGTCATTCAATTATTTGAGGCATTCTCTCCAAAAGCATATGCTGTTGAAGGAGATAAAATTGGGCTTCAAATTGGTAGTTTAAACAAAAAAGTCAAAAATGTAATGATCACATTAGATGTAGTTGAATCTGTCATTGATGAAGCGATCGATCAAAATGTTGATTTAATAATTGCTCATCATCCTCCGATTTTTAGACCAATTAAAACCCTATCAACTGAAACCACTTATGGAAGAATGCTTGAAAAGTGTATCAAACACAACATTGCGTTGTATGCTGCACATACTAATTTGGATGTAGCAGTTGGCGGGGTTAATGATTTATTAGCAGAAGCATTGCAATTAACCAATTTAGAAGTGCTTGTTCCTACGTATGAGGATCAATTAAAGAAGCTGGTGGTGTTTGTACCTGGTACCCATGAAAAAGTAGTGAGAGATGCGTTAGGAAGTGCAGGAGCTGGTCATATCGGTGCCTATAGTCACTGTTCTTTTTCAGCTAAAGGAGAGGGAAGCTTTTTGCCTCTAGATCAGGCAAATCCATTCATAGGCGAAAAGGGCAAACTTGAGTATGTAGACGAACACAGAATTGAAACCATTTTCCCTCTGTCAATACAAAAAAAGGTCATTCAAGCTATGTTGAAATCACATCCTTATGAGGAAGTAGCTTATGATATTTATCCTGTAGAACAAAAGGGAGAAATTCTGGGCCTAGGGCGAATTGGGAAATTAAATAAGGAACTAACCCTTCAAGAGTTTGCTGAACTTGTTAAAAGCTCTTTGCATGTTGAACGAGTAAGAATGGTAGGGAAACCAGATGCGAAAATAAAAAAAGTTGCCGTTTTGGGTGGAGATGGTAATAAATATATCCAACAGGCAAAATTTAAAGGTGCAGATGTTTATGTTACGGGAGATCTTTACTTCCATGTTGCCCATGATGCTATGATGATGGATTTAAATGTTATAGATCCAGGTCATCATGTGGAAAAAGTGATGATTGATGGAGTTTCTAAAAAATTAGGAGAATTATGCTTGAACGAAAAGTTTGATGTGAAGGTCTTTGGATCTCAGGTTGATACAAATCCATTTAAATTTGTATAG